A genomic region of Azoarcus sp. KH32C contains the following coding sequences:
- a CDS encoding RND family transporter yields MAMGSECVGEMPVVKRLEDFDRRSGNLIERLVFNNRLAVVLVCLVVTAVLAYLGASRLVLNASFEKMIPQAHPYIQNYLENRKALRGLGNALRVVVENENGDIFDPKYLEVLKQVNDELFVTPGVDRAWLKSIWTPSVRWAEVTEEGFQGGPVMPDTYDGSPAAVERLKQNIARSGIVGSVVANNFKSSMIFVPLLDKDPASGERIDYQALSRLLEAKIRDKYELPGSTGGHPQATEGARVKIHIIGFAKLVGELIEGLVQVMVYFGIAAVIATAVIYSYTRCVRSTVLVIACSLMAVVWQLGLVAILGFELDPYSILVPFLVFAIGVSHGAQKMNGIMQDIGRGTHRLVAARYTFRRLFLAGLTALLADAVGFAVLMVIDIPVIKDLALTASMGVAVLIFTNLLLLPVFLSYVGVSPAAARRSLAEENEEREGKGLGALWTSLDRFTERRWAIGAIAVSAMLAIGGFVVSLQLKVGDLDPGAPELRPESRYNRDNAYITANYSLSSDQFAVMVKTPKEGCLKYETLVEADQLAWSMRQLPGVQTTVSLVDAVRQITVGSFEGNPKWLTISRNQDVLNYGAQQTSVNNPDLFNTECSLMPVIAYLADHKAETLDRLVAVTDEFARSHSTPERQFLLAAGSAGIEAATNIVVREANRSMLLYVYAAVIVLCFVTFRSWRAVVVAVVPLAVTSILCEALMVTLGMGVKVATLPVIALGVGIGVDYALYLLSVQLAQQRQGLSLAEAYKRSVQFTGKVVALVGVTLAAGVITWAWSPIKFQADMGILLTFMFVWNMLGALILIPALSHFLLNTRVSVMKGQRTPESVHRDQEKAAAREACGSTKGLVKSPT; encoded by the coding sequence ATGGCAATGGGAAGTGAGTGTGTAGGCGAGATGCCGGTGGTCAAACGCCTTGAGGACTTCGATCGCCGGTCGGGCAATCTGATCGAGCGTCTCGTCTTCAACAACCGCCTTGCTGTAGTCCTTGTATGCCTCGTCGTGACGGCGGTTCTGGCTTACCTGGGCGCGAGCCGGTTGGTGCTGAATGCCAGCTTCGAGAAGATGATCCCGCAGGCTCATCCGTACATTCAGAACTACCTCGAGAACCGCAAGGCGCTGCGGGGTCTCGGCAATGCGTTGCGCGTTGTCGTGGAGAACGAGAACGGCGATATCTTCGACCCGAAGTATCTGGAGGTGCTGAAGCAGGTCAATGACGAGCTCTTCGTCACGCCCGGCGTCGATCGGGCATGGCTCAAGTCGATCTGGACGCCTTCGGTGCGCTGGGCCGAGGTGACGGAGGAGGGATTCCAGGGCGGCCCCGTGATGCCCGACACCTACGACGGATCTCCTGCGGCCGTGGAACGGCTCAAGCAGAACATCGCACGCTCGGGGATCGTCGGAAGCGTCGTCGCGAACAACTTCAAGTCGAGCATGATCTTCGTCCCGCTGCTGGACAAGGACCCCGCGTCCGGCGAGCGGATCGACTATCAGGCGCTCTCGCGCCTGCTCGAAGCCAAGATCCGCGACAAATACGAACTGCCGGGCAGTACTGGGGGACATCCGCAGGCCACGGAAGGCGCGCGCGTCAAGATCCACATCATCGGGTTCGCCAAGCTCGTCGGCGAGTTGATCGAAGGCCTCGTGCAGGTCATGGTGTACTTTGGCATTGCGGCAGTCATCGCCACTGCCGTGATCTACTCGTACACACGCTGCGTCCGCAGCACCGTGTTGGTCATCGCCTGCTCGCTGATGGCTGTCGTCTGGCAACTGGGTCTCGTTGCGATTTTGGGATTCGAGCTCGATCCTTACTCCATCCTCGTGCCATTCCTCGTGTTCGCGATCGGCGTGTCGCACGGCGCGCAGAAGATGAACGGCATCATGCAGGACATCGGACGGGGCACGCATCGGCTCGTCGCGGCGCGCTACACGTTTCGCCGACTCTTTCTTGCCGGTCTGACCGCTCTGCTTGCCGATGCGGTGGGCTTTGCCGTGCTGATGGTGATCGACATCCCCGTCATCAAGGATCTCGCGCTCACTGCGAGCATGGGCGTCGCCGTACTGATCTTCACGAACCTGTTGCTGCTGCCGGTGTTCTTGTCGTACGTCGGCGTGAGTCCTGCCGCGGCAAGACGCTCGCTGGCGGAGGAGAACGAGGAGCGGGAAGGGAAGGGCCTGGGCGCGTTGTGGACGTCGCTCGACCGATTCACCGAGCGACGCTGGGCAATCGGGGCGATCGCAGTGTCGGCTATGCTGGCGATCGGCGGATTCGTGGTCAGTCTGCAACTGAAGGTGGGCGACCTCGATCCGGGCGCCCCCGAACTGCGACCCGAATCACGTTACAACCGCGACAACGCCTACATCACGGCCAACTATTCGCTCTCGAGCGATCAGTTTGCGGTGATGGTCAAGACGCCCAAGGAAGGCTGTCTCAAATACGAAACGCTGGTCGAGGCCGATCAGCTCGCCTGGAGCATGCGGCAGTTGCCCGGGGTGCAGACCACCGTCTCCCTGGTCGATGCGGTCCGCCAGATCACCGTCGGGTCATTCGAAGGCAATCCGAAATGGCTCACCATTTCGCGAAACCAGGACGTGCTGAACTACGGGGCACAACAGACTTCGGTGAATAACCCGGACCTCTTCAACACGGAATGTTCGTTGATGCCGGTGATCGCCTATCTGGCGGATCACAAGGCAGAAACCCTGGACCGACTGGTTGCCGTGACCGACGAGTTTGCGCGCAGCCACAGCACGCCGGAGCGACAGTTCTTGCTGGCCGCAGGAAGCGCGGGTATCGAGGCCGCTACCAATATCGTCGTGCGTGAGGCCAACCGCAGCATGCTGCTCTACGTCTATGCGGCGGTGATCGTGCTGTGCTTCGTGACCTTCCGCAGCTGGCGTGCCGTGGTGGTTGCCGTTGTACCGCTGGCGGTCACCTCCATCCTGTGCGAGGCGCTCATGGTGACTCTCGGGATGGGCGTGAAAGTCGCAACACTTCCCGTCATCGCACTGGGTGTCGGGATCGGCGTCGATTACGCGCTGTACCTGCTTTCCGTGCAGCTTGCGCAACAGCGCCAGGGGCTGTCGCTCGCCGAGGCGTACAAGCGATCGGTGCAATTTACCGGCAAGGTCGTCGCGCTGGTCGGCGTGACGCTCGCGGCCGGGGTGATCACCTGGGCCTGGTCTCCGATCAAGTTTCAGGCGGACATGGGGATTCTGCTGACCTTCATGTTTGTCTGGAACATGCTCGGTGCGCTGATTCTGATCCCGGCCCTGTCCCATTTCCTGCTGAATACGCGCGTGTCCGTCATGAAAGGGCAACGCACTCCCGAGTCGGTGCACCGGGATCAGGAGAAAGCCGCAGCACGCGAAGCATGCGGCTCGACGAAGGGTCTTGTGAAATCCCCGACCTGA